A genomic region of Echeneis naucrates chromosome 24, fEcheNa1.1, whole genome shotgun sequence contains the following coding sequences:
- the LOC115037373 gene encoding serine/threonine-protein kinase PAK 6-like isoform X2 → MFRRKKKCRPEISAPRDFQHRVHTSFNPVTGHYMGLPPQWQSVIDTLRRPRPLVDPSRITEVELGPRKTIVRGSFVGHGNYISHVISELSRLPVSSSNSLRRSSPSARRRARSLGRLGDMAEDESYQYEQLSQGDDEKRAGTSIYWEDRIHQGRSETGSPKLNRVLHRAKSHRLVLSEATPPEPQGPGVTSSRDSRSKKAGLQHRPTSFHDKSRNVETSTAHLRPEPDHLPDLLSSSGETPRRPCCSYDVKISPSFPLLLPPPISTSSPLITGRGLPQPHPSLTGPLAGTPSSQQTLTHEQFKAALQLVVDPGDPRTGLEDFVKVGEGSTGVVCTAREKHSGRQVAVKMMDLRRQQRRELLFNEVVIMRDHRHRNVVQMFRSALVEDELWVVMEFLQGGALTHIISQTRLDEQQVATVCLSVLQALTYLHSEGVIHRDIKSDSILLTLDGQVRHTDTQTHTHTEVHTSFSCPLQVKLSDFGFCAQISENVPKRKSLVGTPYWMAPEVISKAPYGPEVDIWSLGIMVVEMVDGEPPYFSDTPITAMKKLRDQSAPSVKDIQRVSPVLKNFLDCMLTRDTLQRSSAAALLDHPFLLQAGSPSCLVPLVEHHRKHMSLC, encoded by the exons ATGTTTCGCAGGAAGAAGAAGTGCAGGCCTGAAATCTCAGCGCCACGGGACTTCCAGCACCGCGTCCACACATCATTCAACCCCGTCACAGGACACTACATGGGTCTGCCGCCCCAGTGGCAGAGTGTCATCGACACTTTGAGGAGACCACGCCCCTTGGTGGACCCCTCCAGGATCACTGAGGTGGAGCTTGGACCCAGGAAG ACGATCGTTCGTGGGAGCTTTGTTGGCCATGGCAACTATATTAGTCATGTGATCTCTGAGCTGAGCCGCCTGCCTGTGTCCAGCTCCAACTCTCTGCGCCGCAGCAGTCCGTCAGCACGGAGACGAGCTCGTTCGCTGGGGCGATTGGGAGACATGGCAGAGGACGAGTCATACCAGTATGAACAGCTCAGTCAAGGAGATGATGAGAAGCGTGCTGGAACGTCCATCTACTGGGAGGACCGGATCCACCAGGGCCGCAGTGAGACCGGCAGCCCTAAACTGAACAGAGTGCTGCACAGGGCCAAATCCCACCGTCTGGTGTTGTCTGAAGCCACACCCCCTGAACCTCAGGGACCAGGAGTAACAAGTAGTCGAGATTCTCGCAGTAAAAAGGCGGGGCTACAACATAGACCAACTTCCTTTCATGACAAATCCCGGAATGTGGAGACCAGCACAGCTCACCTGAGACCAGAACCAGATCACCTGCCTGACCTGCTGTCTTCCTCAGGAGAAACTCCCAGAAGGCCATGCTGCTCCTATGACGTCAAG atctccccctccttccccctcctgctccctccCCCCATCAGCACCAGCAGCCCCCTCATCACAGGCAGAGGTTTACCTCAGccccacccctccctcaccGGGCCCCTGGCAGGCACCCCCTCCTCCCAGCAGACTCTGACTCACGAGCAGTTCAAGGCGGCTCTGCAGCTGGTGGTGGACCCGGGAGACCCCCGAACGGGTCTGGAGGACTTTGTGAAGGTCGGAGAGGGATCCACCGGTGTTGTTTGCACCGCCCGGGAAAAACACAGCGGGCGGCAGGTGGCAGTGAAGATGATGGACCTGAGGAGGCAGCAACGCCGAGAACTGCTCTTCAATGAG GTGGTCATCATGAGGGACCACCGGCACCGGAATGTGGTTCAGATGTTCCGCAGCGCTCTGGTGGAGGACGAGCTCTGGGTCGTCATGGAGTTCTTGCAGGGCGGAGCTTTGACCCACATCATCAGTCAGACCAG gttggATGAGCAGCAGGTCGCcacagtgtgtctcagtgtccTCCAGGCGTTGACCTACCTCCATTCTGAAGGCGTCATTCACAGAGACATCAAGAGTGACTCAATCCTGCTGACGCTGGATGGACAggtgagacacacagacacacagacacacacacacacagaggtacacACCTCTTTTTCCTGTCCTCTGCAGGTGAAGCTGTCAGACTTTGGTTTCTGCGCTCAGATCAGTGAGAACGTCCCGAAGAGGAAGTCGCTGGTTGGGACTCCGTACTGGATGGCCCCCGAGGTGATCTCCAAAGCCCCGTATGGTCCAGAG GTGGATATCTGGTCTCTGGGCATCATGGTGGTGGAGATGGTGGACGGAGAACCACCATACTTCAGTGACACACCCATCACCGCCATGAAGAAACTGAGAGACCAATCAGCTCCGAGTGTGAAGGACATCCAGAgg GTGTCTCCTGTCTTGAAGAACTTCCTGGACTGCATGTTAACTCGTGACACTCTGCAGCGGAGCAGCGCCGCTGCCCTGCTGGACCACCCGTTCCTGCTGCAGGCCGGCTCACCGAGCTGCCTGGTGCCGCTGGTGGAGCACCACCGCAAACACATGTCCCTCTGCTGA
- the LOC115037371 gene encoding myosin-6, producing the protein MGDTLMAEFGKAAPYLRKTERERLEAQTRPFDIKTECFVVDDKVEYVKGQIQSKDGGKVTVKKDDGTTVTVKESDVHPQNPPKFDKIEDMAMFTFLHEPAVLFNLKERYAAWMIYTYSGLFCVTVNPYKWLPVYDAEVVAAYRGKKRSEAPPHIFSISDNAYQYMLTDRENQSVLITGESGAGKTVNTKRVIQYFASIAAVGGGGKKDASKGTLEDQIIQANPALEAFGNAKTVRNDNSSRFGKFIRIHFGTSGKLSSADIETYLLEKSRVTFQLKAERNYHIFYQILSNQKPELLDMLLITNNPYDYSYISQGEVTVASINDSEELMATDSAFDVLGFTPEEKMGVYKLIGAIMHYGNMKFKQKQREEQAEPDGTEAADKSAYLMGLNSADLIKGLCHPRVKVGNEYVTKGQSVDQVNYAIGALAKSVYEKMFNWMVVRINQSLDTKQHRQYFIGVLDIAGFEIFDFNTFEQLCINYTNEKLQQFFNHHMFVLEQEEYKKEGIDWEFIDFGMDLQACIDLIEKPLGILSILEEECMFPKASDQTFKSKLYDNHLGKNKMFEKPRAAKGKSEAHFALVHYAGTVDYNISGWLVKNKDPLNETVVGLYQKSSLKLLSLLFSSYSGTDSGDKVGGKGAKKKGSSFQTVSALHRENLNKLMNNLKTTHPHFVRCLIPNEKKTPGVMDNCLVMHQLRCNGVLEGIRICRKGFPNRVLYGDFKQRYRILNASAIPEGQFIDCKKSAEKLLGSLDIDHTQYKFGHTKVFFKAGLLGTLEEMRDEQLSRIITRIQANARALLMRVQFAKLVERRDALMVIQWNLRSFLGVKNWPWMKLFFKIKPLLKSAESEKEMANMKDEFNKLKEALEKSEARRKELEEKIVTLLQEKNDLTLQIQSEQDTLTDAEERCEQLIKSKIQLEAKLKEMTERLEDEEELNADLTAKKRKLEDECSELKKDIDDLELTLAKVEKEKHATENKVKNLTEEMASQDENIMKLTKERKALQEAHQQTLDDLQSEEDKANSLNKAKAKLEQQVDDLEGSLEQEKKVRMDLERSKRKLEGDLKLTQESLMDLENDKQQLEEKLKKKDFEVCQTNSRLEDEQVSLVQLQKKLKESQARIEELEEELDAERAARAKVEKQRSDLSRELEDISERLEEAGGATSVQVELNKKRDAEFQKLRRELEESTLHHEATAASLRKKHADSVAELGEQIDNLQRVKQKLEKEKSELKLELDDLSSNIESVVKAKSNIEKMCRTMEDNMNEYKTKYEEAQRTMNDLTTQRAKLQTENGEIGRQLEERECLISQLTRGKNSFNQQVEDLRRQLDEEVKAKNALAHAVQSTRHDCNLLREQFEEEQEAKAELQRALSKSNTEVSAWRTKYETDGIQRTEELEEAKKKLVQRLQEAEEAIEAVNAKCSSLEKTKHRLQNEIEDLMLDLERSNAASAALDKKQRAFDKVLAEWKQKFEESQCELEASQKEARSLSTELFKLRNAYEECMDQLETMKRENKNLQEEISDLTDQLGEGGRSAHELEKVRKQLEQEKVELQSALEEAEGSLEHEESKILRAQLEFNQIKADMERKVAEKDEEMEQAKRNYQRMLESLQSSLESETRSRNEALRVKKKMDGDLNEMEIQLSQANRQAADAQKQLKSLQAFLKDTQLQLDDVQHGNDDLRENIALLERRNNLIQAELEEVRAALEQTERSRKLAEQELTDATERMQLLHSQNTSLINQKKKHEADLLHLQNEMEEAIQENRNAEEKAKKAMTDAAMMAEELKKEQDTSAHLERMKKNMEQTIKDLQHRLDEAEQIAMKGGRKQLQKLEARIKELENELEAEQKRGTESIKGVRKYERRVKELTYQTEEDRKNMARLQDLVDKLQLKVKSYKHAAEEAEEAANNNMAKLRKLQHELEEAEERADIAEAQVNKLRAKTRDGSSKKSLDE; encoded by the coding sequence ATGGGTGACACCCTGATGGCTGAGTTTGGGAAGGCTGCTCCGTACCTGCGGAAAACTGAGAGGGAGCGCCTGGAGGCTCAGACCAGACCCTTTGACATCAAGACCGAATGCTTTGTGGTTGACGATAAGGTGGAGTACGTGAAGGGACAAATTCAGAGtaaagatggagggaaagtgaCTGTGAAAAAGGATGATGGAACAACAGTAACCGTGAAGGAGTCTGACGTTCACCCCCAGAACCCACCGAAATTTGATAAAATTGAAGATATGGCGATGTTTACTTTCCTCCATGAGCCTGCTGTGCTGTTCAATCTTAAAGAGCGTTATGCTGCCTGGATGATCTACACGTACTCTGGACTCTTCTGTGTCACTGTCAACCCCTACAAGTGGCTTCCTGTCTACGATGCTGAGGTAGTGGCAGCTTACAGGGGAAAGAAGAGAAGTGAGGCCCCCCCTCATAtcttctccatctctgacaACGCCTACCAGTACATGCTGACTGACAGAGAGAATCAGTCAGTCCTCATCACTGGAGAATCTGGAGCAGGAAAGACCGTCAACACCAAGAGAGTCATCCAGTACTTTGCCAGCATTGCTGCTGTGGGTGGTGGAGGCAAGAAAGACGCCAGCAAGGGGACACTGGAGGATCAAATCATCCAGGCCAACCCGGCACTCGAGGCCTTTGGCAACGCCAAAACAGTGAGAAATGACAACTCATCGCGTTTTGGAAAATTTATCAGAATTCATTTTGGCACAAGTGGCAAACTGTCGTCCGCTGACATTGAGACGTATTTGCTGGAGAAATCTCGGGTCACCTTTCAGCTCAAGGCTGAAAGAAACTACCACATCTTCTACCAGATCCTGTCTAATCAGaaaccagagctgctggacATGCTGCTAATCACCAACAATCCATATGACTACTCCTACATCTCCCAGGGAGAGGTAACAGTCGCTTCCATCAATGACTCGGAGGAGCTGATGGCCACCGACAGCGCTTTTGACGTGCTTGGCTTCACTCCAGAGGAGAAGATGGGCGTTTATAAACTGATTGGTGCCATCATGCACTACGGCAACATGAAGTTCAAACAAAAGCAGCGCGAGGAGCAGGCTGAACCTGATGGGACTGAGGCTGCTGATAAATCAGCTTATCTAATGGGGCTGAACTCCGCAGACCTCATCAAAGGCTTGTGTCACCCCAGAGTCAAGGTAGGAAATGAATACGTCACCAAAGGCCAAAGTGTGGACCAAGTCAATTATGCCATTGGTGCTCTGGCTAAATCAGTGTATGAAAAGATGTTTAACTGGATGGTGGTGAGGATTAACCAATCCTTAGACACAAAGCAACACCGTCAGTACTTCATAGGAGTCCTGGACATCGCTGGATTTGAGATCTTTGATTTCAACACTTTTGAGCAGCTGTGCATCAACTACACCAATGAGAAACTGCAACAGTTTTTCAACCATCACATGTTTGTTCTGGAACAAGAGGAGTACAAAAAAGAAGGCATCGACTGGGAGTTCATCGACTTCGGGATGGACTTACAAGCTTGCATTGACCTAATTGAGAAGCCGCTGGGGATTCTGTCAATTCTGGAAGAAGAATGCATGTTTCCCAAAGCAAGCGACCAGACTTTCAAGTCCAAGCTCTATGATAATCATCTGGGaaagaacaaaatgtttgaaaagccGAGGGCAGCAAAGGGGAAATCAGAGGCTCATTTTGCCCTGGTTCACTATGCTGGTACTGTGGACTACAACATCAGCGGCTGGCTGGTCAAAAACAAAGACCCCCTGAATGAAACTGTGGTTGGTCTTTACCAGAAATCCTCTCTGAAGCTTCTCAGTCTGCTGTTTTCCAGTTATTCAGGAACCGATAGTGGCGATAAGGTAGGTGGTAAAGGAGCCAAGAAGAAGGGCTCGTCGTTCCAGACAGTCTCTGCACTTCACAGAGAAAACCTGAACAAGCTGATGAACAACCTGAAGACCACACATCCCCACTTTGTCCGCTGTCTCATTCCAAATGAGAAGAAAACTCCAGGAGTCATGGACAACTGCCTCGTCATGCATCAGCTGCGCTGTAACGGTGTCCTGGAAGGCATCAGAATCTGCAGGAAGGGTTTCCCCAACAGGGTCCTGTATGGGGATTTTAAACAGCGGTACAGGATCCTGAATGCCTCTGCCATCCCTGAAGGTCAGTTCATTGACTGTAAGAAAAGTGCTGAGAAGTTGCTGGGCTCACTGGACATTGACCACACTCAGTACAAATTTGGCCACACAAAGGTGTTTTTTAAGGCCGGACTGTTGGGAACGCTGGAGGAGATGCGAGATGAGCAACTCTCTCGGATCATCACCAGGATCCAGGCTAATGCCCGGGCGCTCCTCATGAGGGTGCAGTTCGCCAAGCTGGTGGAGCGTAGAGATGCTCTGATGGTTATCCAGTGGAACCTTCGCTCTTTCCTGGGTGTGAAGAACTGGCCCTGGATGAAGCTCTTTTTCAAGATCAAACCACTCCTGAAGAGCGCTGAGTCTGAAAAAGAGATGGCCAACATGAAGGATGAGTTCAACAAGCTGAAAGAAGCTCTGGAGAAATCAGAAGCAAGACGAAAGGAACTGGAAGAGAAAATAGTAACTCTTCTCCAAGAGAAAAACGATCTAACTCTGCAAATCCAGTCTGAACAGGACACTCTGACGGACGCTGAAGAACGATGCGAACAACTCATAAAGAGCAAGATTCAATTGGAAGCCAAGCTGAAGGAGATGACAGAAAGActtgaagatgaagaggagctgAATGCAGATCTCACAGCTAAGAAACGCAAACTGGAGGACGAATGTTCTGAGTTGAAGAAAGATATCGATGACCTGGAGCTAACCTTGGCCAAGGTTGAAAAAGAGAAGCACGCCACAGAAAATAAGGTGAAAAACCTGACAGAGGAAATGGCCTCCCAGGATGAGAACATCATGAAGTTGACCAAAGAGAGGAAGGCACTGCAGGAGGCCCACCAGCAAACACTGGATGACCTCCAGAGTGAAGAGGACAAAGCCAACAGTTTGAACAAAGCTAAGGCAAAGCTAGAACAACAGGTGGACGATTTAGAGGGCTCTTTGGAGCAAGAGAAGAAAGTCAGGATGGACCTTGAGCGCTCAAAGAGGAAGCTCGAAGGAGACCTGAAGTTAACCCAGGAGAGTTTGATGGACTTGGAAAATGACAAACAGCAACTGGAGGAAAAGCTCAAGAAAAAGGACTTTGAAGTTTGTCAAACCAATTCAAGGTTAGAAGATGAGCAGGTGTCTTTAGTTCAGCTCCaaaagaagctgaaagaaaGCCAGGCAAGGattgaggagctggaggaggagctggatgCTGAGCGTGCAGCTCGGGCCAAAGTTGAGAAGCAGCGCTCTGATCTCTCCCGTGAGCTGGAGGACATCAGTGAGCGTCTGGAGGAAGCAGGCGGAGCAACATCAGTTCAGGTAGAACTCAATAAGAAGAGAGATGCTGAATTCCAGAAGCTGCGTCGGGAGCTGGAAGAATCGACCCTCCACCACGAGGCCACCGCTGCCTCCCTGAGGAAGAAGCATGCCGACAGCGTTGCTGAACTGGGAGAACAGATTGATAACCTGCAGCGTGTGAAGCAGAAGCTGGAGAAGGAAAAGAGTGAGCTGAAGCTGGAGCTGGATGACTTGTCCTCAAACATTGAGAGTGTGGTGAAGGCCAAGTCCAACATTGAGAAGATGTGCCGTACGATGGAGGACAATATGAATGAGTATAAGACCAAATATGAGGAAGCTCAACGAACCATGAATGACTTGACTACCCAGAGGGCCAAGCTGCAGACTGAGAACGGTGAGATTGGACGTCagctggaagagagagagtgtctGATATCACAGCTCACCAGAGGGAAGAATTCCTTCAACCAGCAGGTAGAAGATCTGCGCAGACAGTTGGATGAGGAAGTAAAGGCGAAGAACGCCCTTGCCCACGCTGTACAGTCCACTCGTCATGATTGCAATCTGCTCCGAGAACAGtttgaagaggagcaggaagcgaaggctgagctgcagagagctCTGTCCAAATCCAACACTGAGGTGTCAGCGTGGAGgacaaaatatgaaacagaTGGAATCCAGAGAACAGAAGAGCTGGAGGAAGCAAAGAAGAAACTGGTTCAGAGACtgcaggaagcagaggaggcCATCGAGGCAGTGAACGCCAAGTGTTCATCACTTGAGAAGACTAAGCACCGCCTTCAAAATGAGATCGAAGATCTTATGCTGGACCTTGAGAGATCCAATGCAGCATCTGCAGCACTGGACAAGAAGCAACGAGCCTTTGACAAAGTCTTGGCAGAGTGGAAGCAGAAGTTTGAAGAGTcacagtgtgagctggaggCCTCCCAGAAAGAGGCTCGCTCTCTAAGCACTGAACTCTTCAAACTGAGAAACGCCTACGAGGAGTGTATGGATCAGTTAGAGACtatgaagagagagaacaaaaaccTCCAAGAGGAGATATCTGACCTGACTGACCAGCTGGGGGAAGGCGGCAGGAGTGCCCATGAACTGGAGAAGGTTCGGAAGCAGCTTGAACAAGAAAAAGTTGAGCTCCAGTCAgccctggaggaagctgaaggtTCCCTGGAGCATGAAGAGAGCAAGATCCTGCGAGCCCAGCTCGAGTTCAACCAAATCAAAGCTGACATGGAACGTAAAGTGGCAGAAAAGGACGAGGAAATGGAGCAAGCCAAGAGAAACTACCAACGTATGCTGGAGTCTCTTCAATCCTCTCTGGAATCTGAGACCAGGAGCCGTAATGAGGCCCTGAGAGtcaagaagaagatggatggtGACCTGAACGAGATGGAAATTCAACTCAGCCAAGCCAACAGGCAGGCGGCTGATGCCCAGAAACAGCTTAAGAGCCTCCAGGCATTCCTGAAGGACACTCAGCTGCAGCTAGATGATGTTCAACATGGAAACGACGACCTGAGAGAGAACATTGCTCTCCTGGAACGACGAAACAATCTGATCCAAGCTGAGTTGGAGGAAGTGAGGGCTGCCCTTGAGCAGACAGAAAGAAGTCGAAAACTTGCTGAACAGGAGCTGACGGACGCAACAGAGCGTATGCAACTCCTGCATTCACAGAACACCAGCCTGATTaaccagaagaagaagcatGAAGCTGACCTTCTTCACCTGCAAAATGAGATGGAGGAGGCCATCCAGGAGAACCGTAATGCTGAGGAGAAGGCAAAAAAGGCCATGACAGATGCAGCCATGATGGCCGAGGAGCTGAAAAAAGAGCAGGACACAAGTGCCCATCTAGAGCGCATGAAGAAGAACATGGAGCAGACCATCAAAGACCTGCAGCACCGCCTGGATGAGGCCGAGCAGATCGCCATGAAGGGCGGCAGGAAGCAGCTCCAGAAGCTGGAGGCGCGCATCAAAGAGCTGGAGAATGAGCTTGAGGCTGAGCAGAAGAGGGGCACCGAGTCCATCAAAGGGGTTCGCAAGTATGAACGACGTGTCAAAGAGCTCACCTACCAGACTGAGGAAGACCGCAAGAATATGGCCCGCCTCCAGGACCTGGTAGacaagctgcagctgaaggTCAAGTCCTACAAACATGCAGCTGAAGAGGCGGAGGAGGCGGCCAACAACAACATGGCCAAACTCCGCAAGCTGCAGCatgagctggaggaggcagaggagagagcCGACATTGCCGAGGCACAGGTGAACAAGCTGAGAGCGAAAACCAGAGACGGATCCTCCAAGAAGAGTCTGGACGAGTGA
- the LOC115037373 gene encoding serine/threonine-protein kinase PAK 6-like isoform X1: protein MFRRKKKCRPEISAPRDFQHRVHTSFNPVTGHYMGLPPQWQSVIDTLRRPRPLVDPSRITEVELGPRKTIVRGSFVGHGNYISHVISELSRLPVSSSNSLRRSSPSARRRARSLGRLGDMAEDESYQYEQLSQGDDEKRAGTSIYWEDRIHQGRSETGSPKLNRVLHRAKSHRLVLSEATPPEPQGPGVTSSRDSRSKKAGLQHRPTSFHDKSRNVETSTAHLRPEPDHLPDLLSSSGETPRRPCCSYDVKISPSFPLLLPPPISTSSPLITGRGLPQPHPSLTGPLAGTPSSQQTLTHEQFKAALQLVVDPGDPRTGLEDFVKVGEGSTGVVCTAREKHSGRQVAVKMMDLRRQQRRELLFNEVVIMRDHRHRNVVQMFRSALVEDELWVVMEFLQGGALTHIISQTRLDEQQVATVCLSVLQALTYLHSEGVIHRDIKSDSILLTLDGQVKLSDFGFCAQISENVPKRKSLVGTPYWMAPEVISKAPYGPEVDIWSLGIMVVEMVDGEPPYFSDTPITAMKKLRDQSAPSVKDIQRVSPVLKNFLDCMLTRDTLQRSSAAALLDHPFLLQAGSPSCLVPLVEHHRKHMSLC, encoded by the exons ATGTTTCGCAGGAAGAAGAAGTGCAGGCCTGAAATCTCAGCGCCACGGGACTTCCAGCACCGCGTCCACACATCATTCAACCCCGTCACAGGACACTACATGGGTCTGCCGCCCCAGTGGCAGAGTGTCATCGACACTTTGAGGAGACCACGCCCCTTGGTGGACCCCTCCAGGATCACTGAGGTGGAGCTTGGACCCAGGAAG ACGATCGTTCGTGGGAGCTTTGTTGGCCATGGCAACTATATTAGTCATGTGATCTCTGAGCTGAGCCGCCTGCCTGTGTCCAGCTCCAACTCTCTGCGCCGCAGCAGTCCGTCAGCACGGAGACGAGCTCGTTCGCTGGGGCGATTGGGAGACATGGCAGAGGACGAGTCATACCAGTATGAACAGCTCAGTCAAGGAGATGATGAGAAGCGTGCTGGAACGTCCATCTACTGGGAGGACCGGATCCACCAGGGCCGCAGTGAGACCGGCAGCCCTAAACTGAACAGAGTGCTGCACAGGGCCAAATCCCACCGTCTGGTGTTGTCTGAAGCCACACCCCCTGAACCTCAGGGACCAGGAGTAACAAGTAGTCGAGATTCTCGCAGTAAAAAGGCGGGGCTACAACATAGACCAACTTCCTTTCATGACAAATCCCGGAATGTGGAGACCAGCACAGCTCACCTGAGACCAGAACCAGATCACCTGCCTGACCTGCTGTCTTCCTCAGGAGAAACTCCCAGAAGGCCATGCTGCTCCTATGACGTCAAG atctccccctccttccccctcctgctccctccCCCCATCAGCACCAGCAGCCCCCTCATCACAGGCAGAGGTTTACCTCAGccccacccctccctcaccGGGCCCCTGGCAGGCACCCCCTCCTCCCAGCAGACTCTGACTCACGAGCAGTTCAAGGCGGCTCTGCAGCTGGTGGTGGACCCGGGAGACCCCCGAACGGGTCTGGAGGACTTTGTGAAGGTCGGAGAGGGATCCACCGGTGTTGTTTGCACCGCCCGGGAAAAACACAGCGGGCGGCAGGTGGCAGTGAAGATGATGGACCTGAGGAGGCAGCAACGCCGAGAACTGCTCTTCAATGAG GTGGTCATCATGAGGGACCACCGGCACCGGAATGTGGTTCAGATGTTCCGCAGCGCTCTGGTGGAGGACGAGCTCTGGGTCGTCATGGAGTTCTTGCAGGGCGGAGCTTTGACCCACATCATCAGTCAGACCAG gttggATGAGCAGCAGGTCGCcacagtgtgtctcagtgtccTCCAGGCGTTGACCTACCTCCATTCTGAAGGCGTCATTCACAGAGACATCAAGAGTGACTCAATCCTGCTGACGCTGGATGGACAg GTGAAGCTGTCAGACTTTGGTTTCTGCGCTCAGATCAGTGAGAACGTCCCGAAGAGGAAGTCGCTGGTTGGGACTCCGTACTGGATGGCCCCCGAGGTGATCTCCAAAGCCCCGTATGGTCCAGAG GTGGATATCTGGTCTCTGGGCATCATGGTGGTGGAGATGGTGGACGGAGAACCACCATACTTCAGTGACACACCCATCACCGCCATGAAGAAACTGAGAGACCAATCAGCTCCGAGTGTGAAGGACATCCAGAgg GTGTCTCCTGTCTTGAAGAACTTCCTGGACTGCATGTTAACTCGTGACACTCTGCAGCGGAGCAGCGCCGCTGCCCTGCTGGACCACCCGTTCCTGCTGCAGGCCGGCTCACCGAGCTGCCTGGTGCCGCTGGTGGAGCACCACCGCAAACACATGTCCCTCTGCTGA